The following are from one region of the Thermodesulfovibrionales bacterium genome:
- a CDS encoding penicillin-binding protein 2 produces the protein MTRRAVILNTVIIGAFAVIMLRLFDLMIINHGRLKIRAEVQHYKKEKKEVVRGLILDRRGRELAVNIDAESVFLRPHEIESPEKCTMVLSRFLDKRPDLIRAKLTSQQRFLWIERGVDPEKTEKLKKLNLKGIGFIREPKRYYPKKELASHVIGFVNIDQKGLEGIELMYDSQLRSILTRASLLRDANGRYLSEGLEEPKGNNIVLTIDEGLQYISEKSLEKALSAWKAKWGVIIMMDPFTGEIFSMAVRPSYDPNNFSKYEPAARRNRAITDSYEPGSTFKLVTAAAALEEGILTPDTKIDCQGGKIRIGSKVIEDVHPAGFLTFKEVLEKSSNVGIIKIAQKIGAEKLYHYARLFGFGSKTGIDIPGEASGSLRPPDKWSVQSMGAIPIGYEVATTPLQILRAYAAVANGGWLVRPHI, from the coding sequence ATGACAAGAAGGGCTGTAATATTAAATACAGTTATCATTGGAGCCTTCGCTGTCATAATGCTAAGGCTCTTTGATTTAATGATTATTAATCATGGAAGATTAAAGATAAGGGCAGAGGTTCAACATTATAAAAAGGAGAAAAAGGAGGTTGTAAGAGGGCTTATCCTTGACAGAAGGGGAAGGGAGCTTGCTGTGAATATTGATGCAGAATCTGTATTCCTGAGACCTCATGAGATAGAGTCTCCTGAAAAATGCACTATGGTTCTTTCAAGATTTCTGGATAAAAGACCAGATTTAATAAGAGCAAAGTTAACTTCTCAACAGAGATTTTTGTGGATAGAAAGGGGTGTAGATCCCGAAAAAACCGAAAAATTAAAAAAACTTAATCTGAAAGGAATAGGTTTTATCAGAGAACCAAAGAGATATTATCCAAAGAAGGAGCTTGCATCCCATGTAATAGGCTTTGTGAATATTGACCAGAAAGGTTTAGAAGGGATTGAGCTCATGTATGATTCTCAGCTCAGGTCCATTTTAACGAGGGCATCCCTTCTAAGAGATGCAAATGGTAGGTATCTTTCAGAGGGTCTTGAGGAACCAAAAGGTAATAATATTGTCCTTACAATAGATGAAGGACTTCAGTATATTTCAGAAAAATCCCTTGAAAAGGCACTTTCAGCTTGGAAGGCAAAATGGGGAGTTATCATCATGATGGATCCTTTTACAGGCGAGATATTCTCAATGGCTGTGAGACCTTCCTATGACCCTAATAATTTCAGCAAATATGAACCTGCAGCAAGAAGAAATAGGGCAATAACTGACAGCTATGAGCCTGGCTCTACCTTCAAACTCGTAACAGCTGCTGCTGCCCTTGAAGAGGGAATTTTAACTCCTGATACAAAAATAGATTGTCAGGGAGGAAAAATAAGGATAGGCTCTAAAGTTATTGAGGATGTCCATCCTGCAGGTTTTCTCACCTTTAAAGAGGTATTAGAAAAATCATCCAATGTGGGTATAATAAAAATTGCCCAGAAAATTGGAGCTGAAAAGCTTTATCATTATGCAAGACTCTTTGGCTTTGGTTCAAAAACAGGTATAGATATCCCGGGTGAGGCTTCGGGAAGTCTGAGACCTCCTGATAAATGGTCAGTACAGTCAATGGGTGCAATACCTATAGGTTATGAGGTTGCTACTACACCTCTTCAGATCCTCAGGGCATATGCTGCTGTGGCAAATGGTGGATGGCTTGTAAGACCCCATATTG